CCTTGTCGCCGGTCGAGACGGTCGCGCCCGGTCCGAGCGCGTTGATGACCCGGAAGAGATCGAGCTTGCGATCGACCCCGACCATGCTCGCCGCCAGCGTGCCGACGTTCTGGCCGGGCTTCACCGTCACGACGCGGATGCGCAGCGGCTTCAGCGCCGCCTTCTCGCTCTCGGACAACGTACGGAAGGAACCGCTGACCGTCCGTGCGATCGCCGTCAGGCCCGTGCTGGCGGCGGGCGCGGCCGTGAGCAGGCGGTAGACCTGCCCGCCGACGCGCACCACGACGATGTCGAACTGCCAGCCTTCGGCGCGAGCCGTGGCGAAGGCGGCGTCGTTGCCGTTCAGCGTCTCGGCACGCACGCTGGCCGGATCGAGGCCGGCGACCCATCCGCTGCGCAGATAGTCCGCCAGCGACGTGCGCCGGTTGAGCTCGACGGCGTCGAAGCGCACGGCCGTGTCGGCAGGCCCCGTCGCCGTCACCGCCGCAGCGGTGTTGTCGATGATGAAGCCGTCCGGAACGGAGAAGGAGATGCCGAGGCGCGGATGCAGGAAGGTGTTGCCGCGCACATAGCCCTCTTCCGGCGTGTCGCCGAAGAGCACGCCGTCGATGCCGGCCAGGAAGGAATCGCGGTCTCGCGCCCCCGCGCCGGGAGCGCCGAAGGTGCGCGCATGGCGCAGCGCCAGCTCGATGCGCTGCGGCGCGTTCGGATGGCTGGCGAGGAAGTCGAGGCTTGCATCGGTCGCGCCGCTGATCGAGCGGAAATCCTGATAGGCGGCCATCGAGGCGAGGAAGCGCGAAGCGGCATAGGGATCGTAGCCGGCGCGGCCCGACGTCCGGATGCCGATGGCGTCGGCCTCCAGTTCCTGATTGCGCGAGAACTGCGCGAGCCGGAGCTTGCCGCGCACCAGCGCGGCCTTGGCGGCCTGATCGTTGCCGAGAACGTCGGAGACGACGCGCGTCGCCAGCCCTTCCTCGGCCTCCTTGCGCTGGCGCGCGACACCGTGATTGGCGGTGACGTGGCCCATTTCGTGGGCGATGACCGCCGCGAGCTCGGACGAATCATTGGCGAGCGCCAGCAGGCCGCGCGTCACGTAGAGGTAGCCGCCGGGCAGCGCGAAGGCGTTGACGTTCGGAGAATTCAGGATGGTGATGCGATAGGTTTGGGTCGGATTGTCGGTTTCCAGCGTCAGATTGCCGACCACCTTGGCGACCATCCGCTCCAGCTTCGGATCGGAATATTCGCCGCCATAAGTGGCGAGGATGCGCGGATGCTGCTGCCGCGCGAGTTCCGCCACCCGGTCGTTGCGGGTGACCGTGTCGACGGTCACGGGATTGTTCGACGGCTGGAACGCCTGCTCGTTGATCTGGTCGACGGCGGACTGACAGGCGGCAAGTCCCAGCGCAAGCACGGCAACGAGCACGCCGCGCGGCATGTGCCGGGCAGCGGGACCGGTCGCGGCAGACGTGAGGCTCATGCGTGGCAGAATCGATTCCCTTTCCTTCGCCCGTGGCGCGCGGTGCTCCGAAATCCGATCAACACACGCAGCGTTCCATGTGAAGACGAATTATGTCGGCAACCGGGCAACATTTGGTGATTAGCGTGCAGCACCGCCAAGTCCGATATAGTCCCGAAAGGCCTGCGGACCACCCGAACCGAAGAAATCTGCCGCCCGTCCGCTTGCCGAAACCTTGCCGTTTTCGAGAAAAACGAGGTTTTCCGCGATCTTTCGTGCGTCCTCTGGATGGTGTGTCACAAATATCACGGTCATCCTCCGTTCTGCATGCAACTCCCTGACCAGCTCTATCATGTCGTCCCGCAGCGCCGGTCCGAGCGAGGCGAACGGTTCGTCGAGCAGCAGGACCGGCCGGTCGCGCACCAGAACACGCGCGAGAGCCACCCGCTGGCGCTCCCCGCCCGAAAGCGCGCCGGGCAGCCGCTTCTCCTTGCCGGCCAGCCCGACGCGGGCCAGGGCGTCGGCGACGATCTGCCGATCCTGCATATCAAGCTTGAGCGAGGGTGACCGGCCGAGGCCGACATTCTTCTCGACCGGAAGATGGCCGAAGAGATTGTTCTCCTGAAAGACCATCGACACGGGGCGCGCGGCGGGCGGCATGTCGGTGACGTCGGCGTCCCCGATCCGGATGCGTCCGGACGCCGGCGCCTCGAAGCCGGCGATCAGATTGAGCAGCGTCGACTTTCCGGAGCCGCTCGGCCCCATCAGCGCGGTCACCGCCCCTGCGGCGAACGTCACGTCGAAACGGAATGCCGCCTCGCCATAGCTGAAATCGACAGCGTCGAAGATGACCGGCAATCCGGCGTTCAGGTTTCGCGTCATGTTTTCCGCTCACGGCCGAGCCAGTCGGCGACAAGGATGAGGGTGAGGCAGAACAGGCCGAGAAGCAGGGCGAGACCGGCGGCGTCGGCGGTCCGGTAGCTGCCCATGCGCTCGTATAGCAGATAGGGCAGCGTCTTCAGCGCGTCGCTGCCGAACAGCGCGATGACGCCGAGATCTCCCAGCGACAGCGCCATGGCAAAGGCGAAGCCGGTGGCGAGCGGCCGCCTGAGCACCGGCCAGTCGATCAGCCGCAGCCGGTTCCAGCCGCTCACGCCGAGAGATTCGCAAAGCCGGTCATGCCGGGCGGCCGCGGTGTCATGGGCAGGGCGGATAGCGCGCAGCGCGAAGGGCATCGCCATCACGGCATTCACCGTGGCGACCATCACCGGGGCGATGGCGAAGACATCGGCGACATGGCGCAGCAGCACGAACCAGCCGGCGCCGATGACGATCGGCGGCACGACGAGGACCGAACTCGCGCCTGTATCGAAGACGCGCTCGATCAGGCCCGGGTCGCCCGACGCGCGCCTGCGGCGCCGCGATGCTGCCCATCGCGCGGCGGCCAGCGACCAGGCGATCGTCGCGGCAAGGCTCGCGGAGAGCACGGCAAGCACGAGACTTGTGATCAGAGCCCTGTGGAAACCGGCCTCGCCGATCAGGCGGAGGAGATCCGCCTTCAGTCCCGACAGCACGATTGCCGCCATCGGTCCCGCGACGAGGAACAGCGCCAGCAGGATAGAGAGCGCGTTGAACGTGCGCTCGACAGAGCCGAGGGCGAGGGGACGTCGCCGCGCCACGGCGAGATTGGCGTCGCCGGTGACATTCGCGCCGAGACGGGTGAGTGCGACGACCACCGTCAGCGTCAGCGCGATCTGCATGAGGGTCAGCGCCACGGCGCGGGCCGGATCGAAATCGAAGCGCAGCGCCTGATAGATCGCGACTTCCAGCGTCGAGGCCGCTGGCCCGCCGCCGAGCGTCAGCACGATGGTGAAGGAGGTGATGCACAACATGAAGACGAGACCGGCGATGCCGGGCATCGCCGCGCGCAGCACCGGCCATTCGATGAGCCGGAAGGACGCGGAAGCGCCCATACCGAGCTGGCTCGCCAGCCGCCACTGGTCCGTGGGAACGGTGTCCAGCGCTTCGAGAAAAAGCCGTGTCGCCAGCGGCAGGTTGAAGAAAACGTGGGCGACGAGAATGCCGGAGAGGCCGTAGATGCCCGGCCAGCCGCCGTTATCATAAAGGAGCGAAAGGACCGGCGCGAAGATACCTGCCCGTCCGAACAGCGCCAGCACGCCCATTGCGGCGACAATGGCCGGCAGCGCCAGCGGAACGGCGAACAGCTTCAGGATCAGGCCGCGCCCGGGAAAAGCCGGATGCCGCGACAGCGCCCGCGCCACCGCCAACGCGGGAACGACCGAAAGAAGCGTGGAGAGACCTGCCTGCAACAGCGTGAAGCGCGCCACCCGGAACATGTAGCCGTCGAAAGCGGAGAGCGCGCCGGACGTGTCGCGCGCGCCCTCCGCGATGAGCCCGGCAAAGGCGCCGCCGATCAGAATGGCGATGGCCGCGAGCGCGACGACGCCGGGGGCGATGCGGGTTGTGAAGGCCTGCGGCGCCAGCATGCAAGCCCGTCCTATCCGCCTCTCACTGGCTCATCGCCGCCAGCCATTCGTCCACCCACGCCTTGCGGTTCTTCGCCACCTCGTCCGGCGTGAGGAGCAGCGACTTCGCCGGCTTCACCAGTCTGTCGAAGGCGGGGTTGAGCGGCTTGTCGGTCTTGCCGGCCGGGTACATCCAGTTGGTCTCGGGAATGGCGTCCTGAAAGCCGGGACCGGTCATGAACGCCAGGAACTTCGCCGACAGCGGGTTCTTCGCGCCGTTCACGGTCATGCCGGCGACCTCGATCTGGAGATAGTGCCCCTCGGAAAAGGAAGCTGCCTGATAGCGTTCCGTATCCTCGGCGATCATGTGGTAGGCGGGCGAGGTCGTATAGGAAAGCACCATCGGCGCTTCGCCCTTGGTGAACAGGCCGTAGGATTCGCTCCAACCCGGCGTCACGGTGAGTACGCGGCCTTTCAGCTTCTGCCATGCCTCGCCGGCCTGGTCGCCATAGACCGACTTGACCCAGAGCAGCAGGCCGAGTCCCGGCGTGGAGGTGCGCGGGTCCTGGATGACGATTTTTTGCGACGGATCGCCGTCAACCAGCTCCTTCAGGCTGGCCGGCGGTGTCTTGAGGGTTTCCGTGTCATAGACGATGGCGAAATAGCCGTAGTCGTAGGGCACGAAGATATCGTCGGCCCATTCCTCCGGCACGACCACATTGGCGCGATCGATGCCGGCCGGCGCGAACAGGCCGCTTTCCTTCGCCTCGGCGGTCAGATTGGTGTCGAGGCCGAGCACGATATCGGCCTTGGTCGACGCGCCCTCCAGCTTCACGCGATTGAGCAGCGCCGCGCCGTCGGCGACCGGCACGAACTTCAGGTCGCAGCCGCATTCCGCCTCGAAGGCCTTTTCGACCTGCGGGCCCGGCCCCCATTCGGAGGTGAAGCTGTCATAGGTGTAGACGGTGAGCGTGCCCTCCGCCTGCGCCGCCAGCGGCGCAGCAAGAAGGGCGGCACCCGCCAGAAACAGTGAAGACAAACGCATCCGAGCCTCCTTCGCATGGGTTGAAAGGGAATTAAGCGCCGGATGAAGCGTCTAATCCCTCCGCCGGTACAAACCGGATCAGGTTCAGCGGGTTGGCCGGGAAATCCCGTTTTGCCTCTCAGCCGGCGCGCATGACGCGCCCGGCACCCCGTTAGAGCGCGCGCAACCTAGACCGAACCCTTGGCCGGCGCAACAAGGATTGCTCGCGAACTCGACATAGCCGCCTTCCGTTTCCGCATGGCGGCGTGATAGAGCGCCCGCATGAGCCGTTTCACGCTTCTTCTCGGTGGCGATCTGGTCGTGACGCCACGCCTCATCGCGCAGGTGGTCAACACGCGCATCATCGCGGCCGATTCCGGCCTGCGGCACGCGCGCGATCTGACGCTGAACCCCGAACTCTGGGTCGGAGACTTCGATTCCGCGACCGCGCTTCTGGAACGGGCCTATCCCGATCTGCCGCGTGAGCGGTTTCCCGCCGAAAAGGACAAGACCGACGGCGAGCTTGCGGCCGCGATCGCCCTCCGCGAGGGCGCGACGTCGCTGGTTCTGGCCGGGGCATTCGGCGGCCTGCGCACAGACCACGCCTTCCTGCATATGGCGCTTGCCGTGCGGCTGGCCGAAGAGGGCATTCCCGTGATCCTGACCAGCGGCTCGCAGGAAGGCCTGCCTCTCCCGCACGGCCGCAGGAGCTTCGACTTCGCGGACGGCACGCTGTTTTCCATCGTCGGCCTGTCCGAATTGGCGGGCCTGACCGTCGCAGGCGCGAAATGGCCGCTCGCCAATATCGACGTGCCGCTCGGTTCCTCGCTCACCATCTCCAACGAGGTGCGGGGACGGCTGGAGGTCGAATTGCAGGGAGGGCGCGCCATCCTCATCGCCCATCCCTTCCCCATCGAAGGTTTTTGACTTTTGGCTCCGCCGCTTCTGAAACTCGACGACATCCGTCTGACATTCGGCGGCACGCCGCTGTTGCAGGGTGCGAATCTCTCGGTCTCCCCCGGCGACCGCATCGCACTGGTGGGCCGCAACGGCTCCGGCAAGTCGACCCTGCTCAAGATCGCGGCAGGGCTGGTCGAGCCGACGGACGGTGAACTATTCCGCCACCCCTCGGCGACGATCCGCTATCTGCCGCAGGTGCCGGACATGGAAGGCTTCGCCACCGTGCGCGCCTATGTCGAGGCAGGGCTCGGTCCCGCCGACGATCCGCACCGCGCCACCTATCTCATGGAGCATCTCGGTCTCACCGGCGACGAGAAGTCGGACGACCTGTCGGGCGGAGAGGCGCGCCGCGCCGCGCTCGCCAAGGTCATGGCGCCGGAACCGGACATATTGCTGCTCGACGAGCCGACCAACCATCTCGACCTCGCCACCATCGAATGGCTGGAAGAGGAGCTGGTGCGCAGTTCGTCCGCCGTCATTCTCATCTCGCACGACCGCCGCTTCCTCGAACGTGTGTCGAAAGCCGTCGTCTGGCTTGATCGCGGCGAGACGGCGCGGCTCGATCGCGGCTTCGCCCATTTCGAGGAATGGCGCGACAAGATGCTGGAGGAAGAGGAGGTCGCGCAGCAGAAACTAGGCCGGCAGATCGTGCGCGAGGAGCACTGGCTGCGCTACGGCGTCACCGCGCGGCGCAAGCGCAACATGCGCCGCCTCGGCGAGTTGCAGGCCATGCGCCAGAAACACCGCAGCCATCGCGGCGCCGAAGGCGTGGCGACGATGATCGCCTCGGAGGCGAACGAGTCCGGCAAACTCGTCGTCGAGGCGAAATCCATCGACAAGGCTTTTGGCGACCAGATCATCGTCAAGGGGTTTTCGACGCGCATCCAGCGCGGTGACCGTATCGGCTTCGTCGGCGCAAATGGCGCGGGCAAGACGACGCTGCTCAGAATGCTGACCGGGGAGCTCGCGCCCGACGCCGGCAAGGTCCGGCTCGGCGTCAATCTGGAGATCGCGACGCTCGACCAGAAGCGCGCCTCGCTCGATCCGGAGGAGTCTCTGGCGCACTATCTCACCGACGGGCGCGGCGAGACTGTGGTCGTCAACGGCGAGGAGCGCCATGTCGTCTCCTACATGAAGGATTTCCTGTTCAAGCCCGAGCAGGCGCGCACGCCGGTGCGCGAGCTTTCCGGTGGCGAGCGCGCGCGGCTGATTCTCGCCCGCATCCTCGCCCGGCCGTCCAACCTGCTGGTGCTGGACGAGCCGACCAACGATCTCGACATGGAGACGTTGGACCTGTTGCAGGAACTCGTCGCCGCCTATGCCGGCACTGTGCTGCTCGTCAGCCACGACCGCGATTTTCTCGA
The window above is part of the Rhizobiaceae bacterium genome. Proteins encoded here:
- a CDS encoding M48 family metalloprotease, encoding MSLTSAATGPAARHMPRGVLVAVLALGLAACQSAVDQINEQAFQPSNNPVTVDTVTRNDRVAELARQQHPRILATYGGEYSDPKLERMVAKVVGNLTLETDNPTQTYRITILNSPNVNAFALPGGYLYVTRGLLALANDSSELAAVIAHEMGHVTANHGVARQRKEAEEGLATRVVSDVLGNDQAAKAALVRGKLRLAQFSRNQELEADAIGIRTSGRAGYDPYAASRFLASMAAYQDFRSISGATDASLDFLASHPNAPQRIELALRHARTFGAPGAGARDRDSFLAGIDGVLFGDTPEEGYVRGNTFLHPRLGISFSVPDGFIIDNTAAAVTATGPADTAVRFDAVELNRRTSLADYLRSGWVAGLDPASVRAETLNGNDAAFATARAEGWQFDIVVVRVGGQVYRLLTAAPAASTGLTAIARTVSGSFRTLSESEKAALKPLRIRVVTVKPGQNVGTLAASMVGVDRKLDLFRVINALGPGATVSTGDKVKIITDQ
- the thiQ gene encoding thiamine ABC transporter ATP-binding protein, yielding MTRNLNAGLPVIFDAVDFSYGEAAFRFDVTFAAGAVTALMGPSGSGKSTLLNLIAGFEAPASGRIRIGDADVTDMPPAARPVSMVFQENNLFGHLPVEKNVGLGRSPSLKLDMQDRQIVADALARVGLAGKEKRLPGALSGGERQRVALARVLVRDRPVLLLDEPFASLGPALRDDMIELVRELHAERRMTVIFVTHHPEDARKIAENLVFLENGKVSASGRAADFFGSGGPQAFRDYIGLGGAAR
- the thiP gene encoding thiamine/thiamine pyrophosphate ABC transporter permease, producing the protein MLAPQAFTTRIAPGVVALAAIAILIGGAFAGLIAEGARDTSGALSAFDGYMFRVARFTLLQAGLSTLLSVVPALAVARALSRHPAFPGRGLILKLFAVPLALPAIVAAMGVLALFGRAGIFAPVLSLLYDNGGWPGIYGLSGILVAHVFFNLPLATRLFLEALDTVPTDQWRLASQLGMGASASFRLIEWPVLRAAMPGIAGLVFMLCITSFTIVLTLGGGPAASTLEVAIYQALRFDFDPARAVALTLMQIALTLTVVVALTRLGANVTGDANLAVARRRPLALGSVERTFNALSILLALFLVAGPMAAIVLSGLKADLLRLIGEAGFHRALITSLVLAVLSASLAATIAWSLAAARWAASRRRRRASGDPGLIERVFDTGASSVLVVPPIVIGAGWFVLLRHVADVFAIAPVMVATVNAVMAMPFALRAIRPAHDTAAARHDRLCESLGVSGWNRLRLIDWPVLRRPLATGFAFAMALSLGDLGVIALFGSDALKTLPYLLYERMGSYRTADAAGLALLLGLFCLTLILVADWLGRERKT
- the thiB gene encoding thiamine ABC transporter substrate binding subunit; this encodes MRLSSLFLAGAALLAAPLAAQAEGTLTVYTYDSFTSEWGPGPQVEKAFEAECGCDLKFVPVADGAALLNRVKLEGASTKADIVLGLDTNLTAEAKESGLFAPAGIDRANVVVPEEWADDIFVPYDYGYFAIVYDTETLKTPPASLKELVDGDPSQKIVIQDPRTSTPGLGLLLWVKSVYGDQAGEAWQKLKGRVLTVTPGWSESYGLFTKGEAPMVLSYTTSPAYHMIAEDTERYQAASFSEGHYLQIEVAGMTVNGAKNPLSAKFLAFMTGPGFQDAIPETNWMYPAGKTDKPLNPAFDRLVKPAKSLLLTPDEVAKNRKAWVDEWLAAMSQ
- a CDS encoding thiamine diphosphokinase; this encodes MSRFTLLLGGDLVVTPRLIAQVVNTRIIAADSGLRHARDLTLNPELWVGDFDSATALLERAYPDLPRERFPAEKDKTDGELAAAIALREGATSLVLAGAFGGLRTDHAFLHMALAVRLAEEGIPVILTSGSQEGLPLPHGRRSFDFADGTLFSIVGLSELAGLTVAGAKWPLANIDVPLGSSLTISNEVRGRLEVELQGGRAILIAHPFPIEGF
- a CDS encoding ATP-binding cassette domain-containing protein, which codes for MAPPLLKLDDIRLTFGGTPLLQGANLSVSPGDRIALVGRNGSGKSTLLKIAAGLVEPTDGELFRHPSATIRYLPQVPDMEGFATVRAYVEAGLGPADDPHRATYLMEHLGLTGDEKSDDLSGGEARRAALAKVMAPEPDILLLDEPTNHLDLATIEWLEEELVRSSSAVILISHDRRFLERVSKAVVWLDRGETARLDRGFAHFEEWRDKMLEEEEVAQQKLGRQIVREEHWLRYGVTARRKRNMRRLGELQAMRQKHRSHRGAEGVATMIASEANESGKLVVEAKSIDKAFGDQIIVKGFSTRIQRGDRIGFVGANGAGKTTLLRMLTGELAPDAGKVRLGVNLEIATLDQKRASLDPEESLAHYLTDGRGETVVVNGEERHVVSYMKDFLFKPEQARTPVRELSGGERARLILARILARPSNLLVLDEPTNDLDMETLDLLQELVAAYAGTVLLVSHDRDFLDRTVTSVIAPEGNGRWLEYAGGYSDMLAQRGGRKLEDRKAKPAEAQPASDARPASAEPRAASKKLSYKQKFALESLPKRMEAVSASISALEDRIADPKFYERDPKGFSQTIAMLDKERASLAAMEEEWLELEMLREELEG